In a genomic window of Epinephelus lanceolatus isolate andai-2023 chromosome 3, ASM4190304v1, whole genome shotgun sequence:
- the LOC117254642 gene encoding uncharacterized protein LOC117254642 yields the protein MDPEKTLTFCLGLKAEEMTMSLQGLDGTEAATVAVSQKEADMRTVNKVVKHHGGSGSQPVVSPKYCPGVNNNPGYLCETGHCCGETGCCTYYYELWWFWLLWTMLILFSCFCAYRHRRAKLRIQQQQRQREINLIAYNGACNYPSSMLDLSFLASFKLPSYEEVAAQPSTPPPPYSSVFALQGGAMGGPSSSYPHHHHHRHPCPPYLGPGPSGLTSSQSSDNYTSCSCESCSLTSPSSTSFSVQVTDETYDSSHISTPSEAGGDCVVMPRVGASFTPTPSPTPPSQVPPDVIPVATPDVIPVQRRSSNGSDGVSPSAPPLSLPLHSRPSHPSRLPLSPLILLSSLPPGQVHPLVLSDPLGAVAMQREKEEEAPPCVPAPRPTLSPPKQALFSAHVSVFTHCSNKEEQKQEKEEEEEEDDDEEDHFRHRRLTGDSGIEVCRCHVKREAQEDEELQKGHFGKGGKEAVKEEERADLLHDSVDCSLRVKAAAQSPHLDDCAEQRSHISSSSSFIQKTGEAIITVESS from the exons ATGACCATGTCCCTGCAGGGGCTGGATGGGACTGAAGCTGCCACG GTGGCTGTTTCTCAGAAGGAGGCTGACATGCGCACAGTTAATAAG GTGGTGAAGCATCATGGAGGCTCTGGTAGCCAGCCTGTTGTCAGCCCCAAGTACTGCCCTGGGGTAAACAACAATCCAGGTTACCTGTGTGAAACAGGGCACTGCTGCGGAGAGACAGGCTGCTGCACCTACTATTATGAGCTGTGGT GGTTCTGGCTGCTGTGGACCATGCTGATTCTCTTCAGCTGTTTCTGCGCTTACCGCCACCGCCGGGCCAAGCTGAGgatccaacagcagcagagacagagggagatcAATCTGATTGCCTATAACGGAGCCTGCAACTACCCTTCCTCAATGCTGGACCTCA GTTTTCTGGCATCCTTCAAGTTGCCCTCCTATGAGGAGGTGGCAGCGCAGCCCAGCACCCCTCCTCCACCTTACAGCTCCGTCTTCGCCCTGCAGGGAGGTGCCATGGGGGGCCCTAGCTCCTCTTACccccatcatcaccaccaccgtCACCCCTGCCCTCCCTATCTGGGCCCCGGTCCCAGTGGCCTGACTTCCTCCCAGAGCTCTGACAACTACACCAGCTGCTCCTGCGAGTCGTGCTCCCTCACCTCCCCCTCCAGCACCTCCTTCTCCGTTCAGGTGACGGACGAGACATACGACAGCAGCCACATCTCCACGCCCAGTGAAGCAGGGGGCGACTGTGTTGTCATGCCGAGGGTTGGGGCCAGCTTCACACCAACTCCTTCCCCGACTCCTCCATCACAAGTTCCACCTGATGTTATACCCGTGGCTACGCCAGATGTCATACCAGTACAGAGACGCTCCTCTAATGGCAGTGATGGAGTCTCACCTTCAGCTCCACCGCTCTCTCTTCCTTTGCATTCTCGTCCTTCACACCCCTCTCGCCTCCCACTTTCTCCCCTCATTCTGTTATCTTCCCTCCCTCCTGGTCAAGTCCATCCTCTTGTCCTCTCAGACCCACTCGGAGCTGTGGccatgcagagagagaaagaagaagaggcCCCGCCTTGTGTTCCCGCCCCGAGGCCCACTCTGTCTCCCCCTAAACAGGCTCTCTTCTCTGcacatgtttctgttttcacacaTTGCAGCAACAAGGAGGAGCAAAagcaagaaaaagaagaggaagaagaagaagacgacgaTGAGGAGGATCATTTCCGGCATCGACGGCTAACGGGCGACTCGGGCATCGAGGTGTGTCGCTGCCACGTGAAGAGAGAGGCACAAGAGGACGAGGAACTACAGAAGGGGCATTTTGGTAAAGGAGGGAAGGAGGctgtgaaggaggaggagagggcagACCTGCTGCACGACAGCGTGGACTGTTCCCTCAGAGTGAAGGCTGCCGCTCAGTCACCACACCTGGACGACTGCGCTGAGCAGCGCAGCCACATCTCCTCATCCTCCAGTTTCATCCAGAAGACAGGCGAGGCCATCATCACTGTGGAGTCCTCGTAA